Proteins encoded in a region of the Flavobacteriaceae bacterium HL-DH10 genome:
- a CDS encoding restriction endonuclease subunit S, whose translation MQLLKHFKELTIHPNNAQEVKSLIVQLAIDGKLTKTSKVKHTCIGEIIEFTKNGFSGRPNDEGIGAKRLGIETVTQTDFIEVNEDMAKYIEIAEDKKDKYFVKNNDVLICRQNGNLNFVGKAGVYYGEDNQLIFSDSLIQVRPSLDIVDSSYLCIFINSKTARYQLDKFCSTTAGNFSINGTNLKKVAVPVYTLEEQKAIVEIVETLFKEVEQLEQLTAERITLKEKFVTSALNQLTTNNTKKEWAFLQEHIHDFFNETSNIKKLRETVLQLAVQGKLTQDWRSCHPELVSGSHHASELLKRIQKEKSKLIKDKKIKKEKPLPPITKDEMPYELPEGWVWCRFQEVFDIRDGTHDSPKNVSGANSYPLVTSKDFKNGEIDFESAKRISKEDYYKIIQRSLVEEDDILFSMIGGNLGNQVMVKGNTDFAIKNVALFKYYNKSLSVPDFLKTFSEHIAYAVQEKASGGAQPFVSLTFLRQMLIPLPPLEEQKAIVQKVNTLMGLCDALEQEVQQSQQQSEELMQSCLREVFN comes from the coding sequence ATGCAATTACTAAAACATTTTAAAGAATTAACCATTCATCCGAATAATGCTCAAGAGGTGAAGTCTTTAATTGTGCAGCTTGCCATTGATGGTAAATTAACGAAAACAAGTAAAGTAAAGCATACTTGTATTGGTGAAATAATTGAGTTTACCAAAAATGGTTTTTCAGGAAGACCAAATGATGAAGGTATTGGAGCAAAAAGATTAGGAATTGAAACCGTTACACAAACTGACTTCATTGAGGTTAATGAAGACATGGCGAAGTATATTGAAATAGCTGAAGATAAGAAAGATAAGTATTTTGTTAAGAATAATGATGTTCTAATATGTAGACAAAATGGAAATTTAAATTTTGTTGGTAAGGCAGGTGTGTATTATGGCGAAGATAATCAACTTATTTTTTCAGATTCCTTGATACAAGTTAGGCCAAGTTTGGATATTGTTGATTCAAGTTACTTGTGTATTTTTATCAATTCTAAAACTGCTAGATATCAATTAGATAAATTTTGCTCCACAACGGCAGGTAACTTCAGCATAAATGGTACAAACTTAAAAAAAGTCGCGGTTCCTGTTTACACACTCGAAGAACAAAAAGCAATCGTTGAAATTGTAGAAACCTTATTTAAAGAAGTAGAGCAATTAGAGCAATTAACCGCTGAGCGTATTACTTTAAAAGAAAAGTTCGTTACTTCTGCTTTAAACCAACTGACAACCAACAATACCAAAAAAGAATGGGCATTTTTACAAGAACATATTCATGATTTCTTTAATGAAACCTCTAACATTAAAAAATTACGAGAAACAGTTTTACAATTAGCCGTTCAAGGTAAACTAACTCAAGATTGGCGTTCATGTCACCCTGAACTTGTTTCAGGGTCTCATCACGCCAGCGAACTCCTAAAACGAATCCAAAAAGAGAAATCAAAACTCATTAAAGACAAAAAAATAAAAAAGGAAAAACCATTACCTCCAATTACCAAAGATGAAATGCCTTATGAATTACCTGAAGGTTGGGTTTGGTGTAGATTTCAAGAGGTTTTTGACATTCGTGATGGCACACACGATTCACCAAAAAACGTATCTGGAGCTAATTCTTATCCACTAGTTACAAGTAAAGATTTTAAAAATGGTGAAATAGATTTTGAAAGCGCTAAAAGAATTTCAAAAGAAGATTATTATAAAATAATTCAACGGTCATTAGTAGAAGAAGATGATATTCTATTTTCAATGATTGGAGGTAATTTGGGAAACCAAGTAATGGTTAAAGGTAATACTGATTTTGCAATAAAAAATGTAGCTCTTTTTAAGTATTACAATAAGTCATTAAGTGTTCCAGATTTTTTAAAAACATTTAGTGAACATATTGCTTATGCTGTGCAAGAAAAGGCAAGTGGAGGTGCACAACCATTTGTATCTTTAACATTTCTTCGTCAGATGTTAATTCCGCTTCCACCGCTTGAAGAACAAAAAGCCATCGTCCAAAAAGTAAATACTTTAATGGGTTTATGTGATGCTTTAGAGCAAGAAGTTCAACAAAGCCAACAACAAAGCGAGGAATTAATGCAGAGTTGTTTGCGGGAGGTTTTTAATTAA
- a CDS encoding class I SAM-dependent DNA methyltransferase, whose amino-acid sequence MSNITTNIKGIRDIMRKDTGVDGDAQRISQMVWMLFMKIFADKEEEWEITIDNYESPIPEKLKWQNWAANDEGLTGDKLMEFIEIELFPTLKDLDITISPQAHIIRSVFDDTYNYMKNGTLFRQVINVINQIDFNSTTERHLFNDIYETILKELQSAGSSGEYYTPRAVTQFMVDMINPQLGESILDPACGTGGFLTCTIDHMREQVKTPKDRDVLQTSIRGIEKKPLPHLLCTTNLMLHGFDLPAVRRDNLLSKPYADWGAKDKLDIILTNPPFGGVEEDGTETNFPQKFRTKETADLFLALIIKLLKTNGRCAIVLPDGTLFGEGMKTRLKEELLERCNLHTIVRLPNGVFNPYTGIKTNLLFFEKGTPTKEVWYFEHQYPEGVVSYNKTKPINIKEFDVEKEWWNNREENTQAWKVSIEEIKKRGYNLDIKNPHQEADSLASPEVLLEKFRATEKKISSIQAEIVNVLTEALK is encoded by the coding sequence ATGAGTAACATAACAACAAACATAAAAGGCATACGCGATATCATGCGTAAGGATACAGGAGTAGATGGCGATGCACAGCGCATTTCGCAAATGGTATGGATGCTTTTTATGAAAATATTTGCCGATAAAGAAGAAGAATGGGAAATAACCATCGATAATTACGAGTCTCCAATCCCTGAAAAACTTAAATGGCAAAATTGGGCAGCTAACGATGAGGGATTAACAGGCGATAAATTAATGGAGTTTATCGAAATTGAGTTATTCCCAACACTTAAAGATTTAGACATTACAATTAGTCCGCAAGCACATATTATACGATCGGTGTTTGATGACACGTATAACTACATGAAAAATGGAACACTATTCCGTCAAGTAATCAATGTCATTAATCAAATAGATTTTAATAGTACTACTGAACGTCACTTATTCAATGATATTTACGAAACTATTTTAAAAGAACTCCAATCGGCAGGATCGTCGGGTGAGTATTACACTCCAAGAGCAGTGACACAGTTTATGGTAGATATGATTAATCCACAATTAGGAGAAAGCATACTCGATCCTGCTTGCGGTACAGGTGGGTTTTTAACCTGTACGATTGACCATATGCGCGAGCAAGTAAAAACACCAAAGGACCGGGATGTTTTGCAAACTTCTATTAGAGGTATTGAGAAAAAACCATTACCACATTTACTGTGTACAACCAATTTAATGTTGCATGGTTTCGATTTGCCTGCGGTACGAAGAGATAATTTATTAAGCAAACCGTATGCCGATTGGGGAGCCAAAGATAAACTAGATATTATATTAACCAATCCGCCTTTTGGTGGTGTGGAAGAAGATGGTACCGAAACCAACTTTCCACAAAAATTTAGAACCAAAGAAACAGCCGATTTATTCTTAGCCTTAATCATTAAGTTACTTAAAACCAACGGGCGTTGCGCTATTGTATTACCAGATGGTACTTTGTTTGGCGAAGGCATGAAAACACGCTTAAAAGAAGAGTTGTTAGAACGCTGTAACCTACATACCATAGTGCGTTTGCCTAATGGTGTATTTAACCCTTATACAGGTATTAAAACCAACCTATTGTTTTTTGAAAAGGGAACACCCACTAAAGAGGTCTGGTATTTTGAACATCAGTACCCAGAAGGCGTGGTAAGCTACAATAAAACGAAACCTATTAATATTAAAGAATTTGATGTAGAAAAAGAATGGTGGAACAATCGTGAAGAAAATACACAAGCCTGGAAAGTATCCATTGAAGAGATTAAAAAAAGAGGCTATAATCTAGATATTAAAAATCCACACCAAGAAGCAGATTCTCTGGCAAGTCCAGAAGTGTTATTAGAAAAATTTAGAGCCACTGAAAAGAAGATTTCTTCAATACAAGCGGAAATTGTAAATGTTTTAACTGAAGCTTTAAAATAA